In the genome of Bremerella sp. JC817, one region contains:
- a CDS encoding VWA domain-containing protein, translating to DPPGVDRSRIRGALDALPPPGGSADLPAALGEAFRVLEQSGRHPAAEVVVLTDGDRNPWRLDEPGRWRLLRALHDRLPVPPAIAVESFDVSVDPEAADGAVIDALASRRFIVPGGTIRVGATV from the coding sequence CGACCCGCCGGGCGTCGATCGGTCGCGCATCCGGGGCGCCCTCGATGCCCTGCCGCCCCCGGGAGGTTCGGCCGACCTGCCCGCGGCGCTCGGCGAGGCCTTCCGCGTCCTCGAACAATCGGGCCGCCACCCGGCCGCCGAGGTCGTGGTCCTGACCGACGGCGACCGCAACCCCTGGCGGCTCGACGAGCCGGGGCGCTGGCGATTGCTCCGCGCCCTGCACGATCGCCTGCCGGTCCCCCCGGCGATCGCCGTCGAATCGTTCGACGTGTCGGTCGATCCCGAGGCCGCCGACGGGGCGGTGATCGATGCGCTCGCCTCGCGTCGTTTCATCGTACCGGGGGGGACGATCCGGGTCGGCGCGACCGTGC